The Ruminococcus bovis genome includes a region encoding these proteins:
- the gyrB gene encoding DNA topoisomerase (ATP-hydrolyzing) subunit B: MDNINELAKVENEYGADEIQVLEGLEAVRKRPGMYIGSTGEQGLHHLVYEIVDNAIDEALAGYCTKIEVSILPGDIIKVKDNGRGIPVGINKKMGLPAVTVVFTVLHAGGKFGGGGYKVSGGLHGVGASVVNALSEYLEVKVCDGKDIYFQRYERGKIMNDLEVIGHGTEKGTEVTFKPDPVMFTDTTVYKYEILEKRLREQAFLNAGVRIELRDERDPENIISNEYCYEGGVKSFVNFIREKKSKTKEINPLHDEVIYFEAENEDQTMSVEIAMQYTDAITSDVRSFANNIHTIDGGTHEEGFRRSLTKVMNDYGRRFNKLKEKDSDLKYSDYEEGLFAIISVKLTEAEFEGQTKAKLGNTEVRSMVYKLIKDKLSQYLEENPAIGKIIFDKAMMSFTARIAAQRARENVRRKSALDGARLPGKLADCQSKDSSETEIYIVEGDSAGGSAKEGRDRKIQAILPLWGKMLNVEKVREDKVYGNDKLTPVILALGTGIKDDFDISKLRYDKVIIMADADVDGSHIRTLLLTFFFRFMRPLIEEGHVYIAQPPLYRITKGKKHKYAFSDQERDAMLAEIEGKTEIQRYKGLGEMDPEQLWETTMNPKTRTMLRVELHDAEQADETFSMLMGEKVEPRRDFIEQNARFVENLDI, encoded by the coding sequence TTGGATAATATAAATGAATTAGCAAAAGTAGAAAATGAATATGGTGCTGACGAAATACAGGTACTTGAAGGACTGGAAGCTGTTCGTAAAAGACCCGGTATGTACATAGGCTCAACCGGTGAACAAGGTCTTCATCATCTTGTTTATGAAATTGTAGATAATGCTATTGATGAAGCTTTGGCAGGTTACTGTACAAAGATTGAAGTATCAATTTTGCCGGGAGATATTATCAAAGTTAAGGATAATGGTCGTGGTATTCCTGTTGGTATCAATAAAAAGATGGGTTTACCTGCTGTTACCGTTGTATTTACTGTTCTTCATGCCGGTGGTAAATTCGGTGGTGGTGGCTACAAGGTTTCCGGTGGTCTTCACGGTGTTGGTGCATCTGTTGTAAACGCACTTTCTGAATATTTGGAAGTTAAGGTTTGTGATGGTAAAGATATTTATTTTCAGCGTTATGAGCGTGGTAAAATAATGAATGACCTTGAGGTTATAGGTCATGGAACAGAAAAGGGTACTGAAGTTACATTTAAGCCTGACCCTGTTATGTTTACCGATACTACAGTTTATAAATATGAAATCCTTGAAAAAAGACTTCGTGAACAAGCATTTCTAAATGCAGGCGTTAGAATTGAATTAAGGGATGAAAGAGATCCTGAAAATATTATCTCAAATGAATATTGTTATGAAGGTGGCGTAAAGTCATTCGTAAACTTTATTCGTGAAAAGAAGAGTAAGACTAAAGAAATCAATCCTCTACATGATGAGGTTATTTATTTTGAAGCAGAAAATGAGGACCAGACAATGTCAGTAGAAATTGCTATGCAATATACTGATGCAATCACTTCTGATGTTCGTTCTTTTGCAAATAATATTCACACTATTGACGGTGGTACTCATGAAGAAGGTTTCCGTAGGTCATTAACTAAGGTTATGAATGACTACGGCAGAAGATTTAATAAGCTAAAAGAAAAAGACAGTGACCTAAAGTACAGTGACTATGAAGAAGGTCTGTTTGCAATTATTTCTGTTAAATTGACAGAAGCTGAATTTGAAGGACAGACTAAGGCAAAATTAGGTAATACTGAAGTTCGTTCAATGGTTTATAAATTAATCAAAGACAAACTTTCTCAGTATCTTGAAGAAAATCCTGCTATCGGTAAGATTATTTTTGATAAGGCTATGATGTCTTTTACTGCAAGAATTGCAGCACAAAGAGCAAGAGAAAATGTAAGAAGAAAGTCTGCACTTGACGGTGCAAGACTTCCCGGTAAACTTGCCGATTGTCAAAGTAAAGATTCAAGTGAAACTGAAATATATATCGTCGAAGGTGACTCTGCCGGTGGTTCTGCTAAAGAAGGCAGAGATAGAAAAATTCAGGCTATCCTCCCTCTTTGGGGTAAAATGCTAAATGTAGAAAAGGTTAGAGAAGACAAAGTTTATGGCAATGATAAATTAACACCTGTTATTTTGGCACTTGGTACAGGTATCAAGGATGACTTTGATATTTCTAAGTTGCGTTATGACAAGGTTATTATTATGGCCGATGCCGATGTTGACGGTTCTCATATCAGAACTTTGTTACTAACTTTCTTCTTCCGTTTTATGCGACCACTAATTGAAGAAGGTCATGTGTATATTGCACAGCCTCCTCTATATAGAATTACCAAAGGTAAAAAACATAAATATGCTTTCTCCGATCAAGAGAGAGACGCAATGCTTGCTGAAATTGAAGGTAAAACTGAAATTCAGCGATACAAAGGTCTTGGTGAAATGGACCCTGAACAGTTATGGGAAACAACAATGAACCCTAAAACAAGAACAATGCTTAGAGTTGAACTTCATGATGCTGAACAGGCTGATGAAACATTCTCAATGTTAATGGGTGAAAAGGTTGAACCAAGAAGAGATTTTATTGAGCAAAATGCTCGTTTCGTAGAAAATCTAGATATTTAA
- a CDS encoding NnrS family protein, producing MFRKPTCPYCKAIYTSDEIKKQYNNEKIKCHNCKKIFVVKKNGGLVLLMTMAILLAILINIFMMSVIGVRSVIPMFIVTTIIIVIALLMRSFFVKYKKEDYKK from the coding sequence ATGTTTAGAAAACCTACCTGTCCATATTGCAAGGCAATATATACAAGTGATGAAATAAAGAAACAATACAATAACGAAAAAATAAAGTGTCATAACTGCAAAAAAATTTTTGTGGTAAAGAAAAACGGTGGATTGGTGTTGCTTATGACAATGGCAATTCTACTGGCTATTTTGATAAATATTTTTATGATGTCCGTAATTGGTGTAAGAAGTGTTATTCCTATGTTTATTGTGACAACAATAATAATAGTTATTGCACTTTTAATGAGGTCATTTTTCGTTAAATATAAGAAAGAAGATTATAAAAAGTAA
- the remB gene encoding extracellular matrix regulator RemB — protein sequence MYLHLGENTVVRTDNIIGIFDMDTSTISKWTKDYLSNATKNKRVINVSMELPKSFVVCNENNEIKVYVSQISSQTLMKRKSNF from the coding sequence ATGTATCTGCATTTAGGTGAAAATACAGTTGTTAGAACTGACAATATAATTGGGATTTTTGATATGGATACATCCACTATTTCAAAGTGGACCAAAGACTATTTATCTAATGCAACAAAAAATAAAAGGGTAATCAATGTTTCTATGGAATTACCGAAGAGCTTTGTTGTATGTAATGAAAATAATGAGATAAAAGTTTATGTTAGCCAGATTAGTAGCCAAACTCTAATGAAGAGAAAGAGTAATTTTTGA
- the recF gene encoding DNA replication/repair protein RecF (All proteins in this family for which functions are known are DNA-binding proteins that assist the filamentation of RecA onto DNA for the initiation of recombination or recombinational repair.), whose product MRVNSLEFENFRNLEKNKIFTDKNTNVIFGENAQGKTNLLECIWLFCGGHSFRGSAEKELINFNEKFAKIKLEFTSEDREQNAEIRYTGNKKEVFINGVKKKSGASLIEKFSCVVFSPEHLSLVKAGPGIRRKFLDGALCQQKLKYAKYFSKYNQILNQRNALLKDINKHPELQVTLEIWNENLASFGAYIIAERIKYAEKLKENAKFFHSGISNDRETLDIEYVSTIKDLNVDNLEEIKEKFLTELNNKLKDDLYNGYTTVGPHRDDINILINGMKAKNFGSQGQQRSAVLSLKLSEATVLSEILEEKPVLLLDDVLSELDSKRQDYLLNKIDGYQVFITCCEHNDKKQLQEGKLFVVNQGKITEE is encoded by the coding sequence TTGAGAGTAAATTCTTTAGAATTTGAAAACTTTAGAAACTTAGAAAAAAATAAAATTTTTACTGACAAAAACACCAATGTTATCTTTGGAGAAAATGCTCAAGGTAAAACAAATTTACTTGAATGTATATGGCTTTTTTGTGGTGGACACTCCTTTAGAGGTTCTGCCGAAAAGGAACTGATAAATTTCAATGAAAAATTTGCAAAAATAAAACTTGAATTTACAAGTGAAGACAGAGAGCAAAATGCAGAAATTCGATATACAGGTAACAAAAAGGAAGTTTTTATTAACGGTGTAAAGAAAAAAAGTGGTGCATCCCTTATAGAAAAATTTTCTTGTGTGGTGTTTTCCCCTGAACATTTATCCCTTGTAAAGGCAGGTCCCGGTATTAGAAGAAAGTTTCTTGATGGTGCTTTGTGTCAGCAAAAACTTAAGTATGCAAAATATTTTTCTAAGTACAATCAAATCTTAAACCAAAGAAATGCCCTACTTAAAGATATAAACAAACATCCTGAACTACAGGTTACTTTAGAAATTTGGAATGAAAACCTTGCCTCTTTCGGAGCATATATAATTGCAGAAAGAATCAAGTATGCAGAGAAGCTAAAAGAAAATGCAAAGTTCTTTCATTCAGGTATTTCTAATGACAGAGAAACTCTTGACATTGAGTATGTTTCCACAATTAAAGATCTAAATGTGGATAACCTTGAAGAAATTAAAGAAAAGTTCTTAACTGAACTTAATAATAAATTAAAGGATGATCTCTATAACGGCTACACAACAGTTGGACCTCATAGAGATGATATAAATATTTTAATCAATGGAATGAAAGCAAAGAATTTTGGCAGTCAAGGTCAGCAGAGAAGTGCAGTACTTTCCCTAAAACTTTCTGAGGCTACAGTTTTAAGTGAAATTTTGGAGGAAAAACCTGTACTGCTACTTGATGATGTTCTTTCAGAACTTGACTCAAAAAGACAAGATTATTTGCTTAATAAAATAGATGGCTATCAAGTTTTTATAACTTGTTGTGAACATAACGACAAAAAGCAACTTCAAGAGGGTAAGTTGTTTGTTGTAAATCAAGGAAAAATTACAGAGGAATAG
- a CDS encoding RNA-binding S4 domain-containing protein has protein sequence MEKQIIFIDTEFIKLQDLLKFAGLVETGGQAKILIQDGFVTVNGEICTMRGKKIRNGDRVTLDDDILEVRQS, from the coding sequence ATGGAAAAACAAATAATTTTTATAGATACAGAATTTATTAAACTTCAGGATTTGTTAAAGTTTGCAGGACTGGTTGAAACCGGTGGACAAGCAAAAATCTTAATTCAAGACGGTTTTGTTACAGTTAATGGAGAAATTTGCACAATGAGAGGCAAAAAAATTCGTAACGGTGACAGAGTTACTCTTGATGATGACATTTTAGAGGTAAGACAGTCTTGA